CCACGCACAGACACGCGCTTAGGTTACCTGCTTGCGAGACAAAATAGCCCGATGTGTCACGCAAGCACCAAACCCCGGACATGACTTTGCTGATGAGGCTTTTGAGCCTTGTGTCTCATGATTTATAGGTGCGCGTAGGGAAGATCGACCTCCACTACAGCGAGCCCGGCAGGAATGTTCTCGCGTCCGATGACGGCATCGATATGCTGTTCGTGGTTATAGATGAACTGCTCCGACCAACACAGCGGGATCGAATCAATGCCGCCGTGGGCGAGGGCCTTGTGCATACCCGAGAGCGCATCAAGATCTTCGCCGATGAAGCTCCGGAAGAAGGTCAGGGTGTCCTGATCCAGTTTCTCATTGTCTGGTCCGCTGCCCGTCTTGACGAACGAAACCTCTACCCGGCATCGGCCGGGATCGATCGGCCAGACCATCACAATTGGAAACAAATACTCTGCGATCGGAAAAGTCGCGTTGGGGAAGACATTATAGCTGCGCTGGCCGCTCCGGGAGATCTCCGCGAGCTTGCTCGCCTGCTGCTCGGCGGTGTCGTCGTCCGACTTGAAGAATGCGGCGCCCATTCCGCTCGTCAGAGTTCCACGCGACTTGATGACGATGGCGTTGTGCCCGCCGCGGATCATTTGCAGAGCCGACGTCTTCGAATCGATGACTTTGTCGATCGTGTTCTCATGCACATATTTGGCATGATAATTTTCAGCGAAATTATCTTGCAGACATTTCCAGTTACAGTCGACCTCGAAACTGAATCGTTCGAACAACCGGAGATCGTTCAGCGGAATGTCGGACCACAGCGCCGGGATGTCGGTCAGATATTCCAACAGCGGCACCGCCTCATTGTCGAAGTTTACAAAGACCAAGCTCCCGAATTGCTCGCAGCGGATCGGCTTGAGGCTCCGTTCAGCCTTGTTGAGGCCGGAAAAATAATGCTCGTCCGGTACGAAGATCAATTTACCTTCGAGATCGTAGGTCCAGCAATGGTAGAGGCAGCGCATGTTTCGCGAGACGCCCGCCTCGTCTTTCATGAGCAGCGAGCCGCGATGCTGACATACATTGTGAAACGCTCTCAGTTCATTGTCTCGTCCGCGCATGACGACGACCGGCGCATCGTTGAGCGTGTAGGTCCGATAGCTTCCCGGTCCCTCGAATTCATGCGCCAATCCGACGAAAAGCCAGGTCTTCGACCAGAGATGCTGCTTTTCCAGCTCGTAAAAAACGTCGCTAGTGTAGCGAGCCGCCGGCATATCCGGAAGCGCCGGAAAATCGTCAGGGTGCCGGCGCGCGCGCATCTGCGTGCTTGCCGCTTCCCACATCGATTGAATGCGCTCGGGGGTTTCCAGGGTCATTACAGCTTTCCTCATCCTATCTCCATCTACGTTCTAACTTTCCGGAGATAGTCGCTCTATCCCCCTGGCGGGGGACCGGGAGGCTGGTCGATATCGTCCCGTCCAGTAGGGACTGCACCGCGAGCCAGTGAGCGCTAGGCAGAGCCTATTGGGACGGCTGGACTGAGAGCAACGATGCCACGGCCAACAGACCGTACCGCAGCGGAAGGACTGGATGTTGCCTAGGATTGTTGAAAGCGCTCAGGCCGCCCTTGATGGCGTTCTGTCGGATGGAATGACCATCGTCGCCGGAGGCTTCGGTCTTTGCGGCATCCCGGAAAAGCTGATTCTGGGCGTCCGCGATTCAAGGGTCAGCGGATTGACGGTCATCTCAAACAACGCCGGCGTGGACGATTTCGGCCTCGGGGTGCTGCTCCAGACCCGCCAGATCAAGAAGATGATCAGCTCCTATGTTGGTGAGAACAGGGAGTTTGCGCGGCAATATCTCTCCGGCGAGCTCGAGCTGGAATTCAATCCTCAGGGCACACTGGCCGAGCGAATCCGGGCCGGTGGGGCAGGTATACCGGCGTTCTTCACCAAGACCGGCGTCGGGACGCTGGTCGCGGACGGCAAGGAGGAACGTTTTTTTGAGGGAGAGCGGTATATCATGGAGACAAGCCTGTTTGCCGACGTGGCACTGGTGAAGGCATGGAAGGCGGACACAAAGGGCAATCTCATCTTCCGCAAGACCGCGCGCAATTTCAACCCCATCGCAGCGACGGCCGCAAGGGTCACGTTGGTTGAAGTGGAGGAACTGGTACCCGTGGGCGCGATCGATCCCGACCAGATCCATACGCCAGGCATTTATGTCGACCGCATTCTTGTCGGCGCGGACTATGTGAAGCCAATCGAACAGCGCACGATTCGGATGGAGACTGCGTAATGGCTTGGACACGTCACGACATCGCCGCACGCGCGGCGCGCGAGCTCCGAGACGGTGATTATGTCAATCTCGGCATCGGCGTCCCGACCCTTGTTCCCAATTACCTTGCTGAAGGCATCGAGGTCACGTTTCAATCCGAAAACGGGATGCTGGGCGTGGGCCCGTTCCCGCTCGAGGATGAGGTCGATGCGGACCTGATCAACGCCGGCAAGCAAACGGTCACCGCTCTTCCTGGCGCCTCATTCGTGAACTCTGCCGAGAGCTTCGCGATGATCCGTGGTGGCCATGTCGACCTGTCGATATTGGGCGCACTCGAGGTCGCCCAGAATGGTGACCTGGCGAATTGGACGGTTCCGGGCAAGATGGTCAAAGGCATGGGAGGCGCCATGGATCTTGTCGCCGGCGTCGCGCGGATCATAGTCCTGATGGACCATGTCTCGAAAGTAGGCGAGCCCAAGTTCCGCGCGGCTTGCAGCCTGCCGCTGACCGGCGCGAATGTCGTTGACATGATCATTACCGACTTGGCGGTCTTCGAGCGTCGAGTGCGCGGATCATCGCCCTTCCGTTTGACGGAACTGGCGCCTGACGTCTCGCTGGATGAATTGAGATCCAAGACCGAGGCAGCATTCACAGTCGATTGACTGTAGTGCCTGCTGCAGCCGTTGAGGCGCGCCCCATCGAACGGGAGACCAGCCACAACGTGCCGGCGGCTATCGGAAAGAAAGGGGTCAGGCCGAGCATAGCGCAGATAAGCGCCTGCGAACCAAAATGCGACGTCAGCGCCTCGCTCACAATCCCGACGAACCATGGCCCAAGCCCCGTCCCCAAGAGATTGAGCACCAGCAGCAGGATCGCGGCGGCGGCGCTGCGTTGATTGGGCGGCACATTGTTCTATACGAGCGCCGTCGCAGGCGCGAGGTACATCGAGCTGGTTGTCATTGGGATTACAAGGCAAGGGCGCATTGAGCACGGCGGACAGGCTATGGTCTCCGTAGGAGCCACAGCGGGCGCGGATTTGGCTTCGGAAGCGAACATCGGAGCAATTGGCATCGTCTCGGTGTGACCGGCACGATGAAAATGATGAAGCACGAGCGCGGAGCGTTCCGCCGACTTGAACCTACCCGGTCTGCTTTCGGCGGATCCACACTCCGCCACGATGGGTCTGCCCTCCCAGCGAAAACGAACGTCGCCGACTGATGTTCAGGACTCGTAGCGTGTGGCGTGCGACAAGGACGGCAGGCGGCATGTCATCCCGCCATCTACGGTAATGGACTGGCCAGTGACGTAGGCCGCTCCATCGGACGCCAGATACAGAGCAGCGGCTGCCATATCTTCCGGATGGCTGTATCGGCCCAGTACCGAGGCCACATCGAGATAGGCCCGACCCTCGGTGGACTGCGCCGACGAGAACCAGTCACGTGTGATGCCGGTGACGGTGTTCGCCGGATTGATGCAGTTCGCGGTAATGCCATATTGGCCGAGCTCAATCGCAAAGCCTTTCATCAAGCCCGAAACGGCATGCTTTGATGCGACATAGGCGCCTTGGAG
The window above is part of the Sphingobium sp. MI1205 genome. Proteins encoded here:
- a CDS encoding 3-oxoacid CoA-transferase subunit B, yielding MAWTRHDIAARAARELRDGDYVNLGIGVPTLVPNYLAEGIEVTFQSENGMLGVGPFPLEDEVDADLINAGKQTVTALPGASFVNSAESFAMIRGGHVDLSILGALEVAQNGDLANWTVPGKMVKGMGGAMDLVAGVARIIVLMDHVSKVGEPKFRAACSLPLTGANVVDMIITDLAVFERRVRGSSPFRLTELAPDVSLDELRSKTEAAFTVD
- a CDS encoding CoA transferase subunit A; this translates as MLPRIVESAQAALDGVLSDGMTIVAGGFGLCGIPEKLILGVRDSRVSGLTVISNNAGVDDFGLGVLLQTRQIKKMISSYVGENREFARQYLSGELELEFNPQGTLAERIRAGGAGIPAFFTKTGVGTLVADGKEERFFEGERYIMETSLFADVALVKAWKADTKGNLIFRKTARNFNPIAATAARVTLVEVEELVPVGAIDPDQIHTPGIYVDRILVGADYVKPIEQRTIRMETA
- a CDS encoding aromatic ring-hydroxylating oxygenase subunit alpha; this encodes MTLETPERIQSMWEAASTQMRARRHPDDFPALPDMPAARYTSDVFYELEKQHLWSKTWLFVGLAHEFEGPGSYRTYTLNDAPVVVMRGRDNELRAFHNVCQHRGSLLMKDEAGVSRNMRCLYHCWTYDLEGKLIFVPDEHYFSGLNKAERSLKPIRCEQFGSLVFVNFDNEAVPLLEYLTDIPALWSDIPLNDLRLFERFSFEVDCNWKCLQDNFAENYHAKYVHENTIDKVIDSKTSALQMIRGGHNAIVIKSRGTLTSGMGAAFFKSDDDTAEQQASKLAEISRSGQRSYNVFPNATFPIAEYLFPIVMVWPIDPGRCRVEVSFVKTGSGPDNEKLDQDTLTFFRSFIGEDLDALSGMHKALAHGGIDSIPLCWSEQFIYNHEQHIDAVIGRENIPAGLAVVEVDLPYAHL